One sulfur-oxidizing endosymbiont of Gigantopelta aegis genomic region harbors:
- the ribF gene encoding bifunctional riboflavin kinase/FAD synthetase produces MEIIRGLHNLSQQENGCVATIGNFDGVHSGHQHILAQLCDKARANNLPAIVITFEPQPQEFFAPKLSVPKPSVPKPSVPKQSPARLTRFRDKAEVIADCGIDKLLVIHFNQSFSQLSAPEFVQQVLVDKLGVKYLQVGDDFQFGKDRCGNFKTLLESGKDFGFIVESTATFSLAGERVSSTRIRQALEAGDMELTQSLLKRPYWMSGHIQHGAKRGRTIGFPTANVPLHRATPAVSGVFAVRLWGRDLGVCKNTIKHSPDSDKQGMDGIANIGYRPTVDGLKGLLEVHLFDYDGDLYGKLVHVDFLHKIRDEKKFDSFDLLKEQILNDVVEAKRYFSK; encoded by the coding sequence ATGGAAATAATTCGTGGCTTACATAATTTAAGCCAGCAAGAAAATGGCTGTGTCGCTACGATTGGTAATTTTGATGGTGTGCATAGTGGGCATCAGCATATATTGGCGCAATTGTGTGACAAAGCGCGGGCAAATAATTTGCCGGCAATTGTGATCACCTTTGAACCACAGCCACAGGAATTTTTTGCGCCCAAACTTTCTGTACCTAAACCTTCTGTACCTAAACCTTCTGTACCTAAACAAAGTCCCGCACGTTTAACACGTTTTCGAGACAAGGCTGAAGTCATTGCGGATTGTGGCATTGATAAATTACTGGTGATTCATTTCAATCAGTCTTTTTCTCAATTAAGTGCGCCGGAGTTTGTGCAACAAGTACTGGTTGATAAGCTGGGTGTAAAATACTTGCAAGTGGGCGATGATTTCCAGTTTGGTAAGGATCGTTGTGGAAATTTTAAGACCCTATTAGAAAGTGGCAAAGACTTTGGCTTTATAGTTGAAAGTACCGCAACATTTTCTCTTGCCGGTGAACGGGTCAGTAGTACCCGTATTCGTCAAGCGCTTGAAGCGGGTGATATGGAATTGACTCAGAGCTTGCTGAAACGGCCTTATTGGATGTCGGGTCACATTCAGCATGGCGCCAAGCGGGGGAGAACCATTGGTTTCCCTACGGCTAATGTGCCCTTACATCGAGCAACACCTGCGGTGTCGGGCGTGTTTGCCGTTCGACTTTGGGGACGTGATTTAGGTGTGTGCAAGAATACCATTAAACACAGCCCTGACTCAGATAAGCAAGGCATGGATGGTATAGCAAACATTGGTTATCGGCCAACGGTTGATGGCCTAAAAGGTTTATTAGAAGTGCATTTATTTGATTATGATGGCGATTTATATGGCAAATTAGTTCATGTGGATTTTTTACACAAAATTCGCGATGAAAAAAAATTCGACTCGTTTGATTTGTTAAAAGAGCAAATTTTAAATGATGTGGTTGAGGCTAAACGCTATTTTTCAAAGTAA
- the murJ gene encoding murein biosynthesis integral membrane protein MurJ, translated as MFKSTLIVSAMTLLSRILGFVRDVVFAREFAASAGMDAFLIAFKIPNFMRRLFAEGAFNQAFVPTLGEYKEAQDKAAVKDLIQHVSGTLGGILFLFTVFGVIAAPIVIMVFAPGYLDQANQTQYELTVNLLRFTFPYILFISLVAFAGGILNTYEQFAVPSFTPVILNLVLISATFWIVPLMAEPVMGLAIGVFLAGLLQLLFQLPFIARMGFLSWPKWNWRHAGVKKILKLMVPALFGASVMQINLLLDTIIASMLATGSISWLYYSDRLMEFPLGILGVALATVILPSLSKQHVKDSREEFSATLDKAIRWVIYLGVPSAVGLFMLAAPIIATLFGSDKFLQNDIEMSAMSLMAYSVGLVGFILVKVLLPGFYSRQDTKTPVKIGIKALVINMLFNIAIVLPWFLLDYPGAHAGLAIATSISAFSNAFLLYRWLRKHEVYWPSKGWPKVWLQVAVANGVMLAVLWQTQHDLEQWLNWSGTERIGQLLLAIGLAIGAYFVCLFALGVRKRNFFPAK; from the coding sequence TTGTTTAAATCCACTCTCATTGTCAGTGCGATGACACTGCTGTCCAGAATCCTCGGCTTTGTGCGAGATGTGGTCTTTGCTCGTGAATTTGCTGCATCTGCAGGTATGGATGCCTTTCTTATTGCCTTTAAAATTCCTAATTTTATGCGTCGTTTATTTGCCGAAGGGGCATTTAATCAGGCATTTGTACCAACGCTAGGTGAATACAAAGAGGCTCAGGATAAGGCTGCGGTTAAAGATTTAATTCAGCATGTGTCGGGCACTTTGGGTGGCATACTCTTTCTTTTTACTGTGTTTGGTGTCATTGCTGCGCCGATTGTCATTATGGTTTTTGCACCCGGTTATCTGGATCAGGCCAATCAGACGCAATATGAACTGACGGTCAATTTATTACGCTTTACCTTTCCCTACATTTTATTTATTTCTCTGGTGGCTTTTGCCGGAGGCATTTTAAATACCTATGAGCAATTTGCGGTACCGTCTTTTACGCCGGTCATTCTTAATTTAGTCTTGATTTCAGCAACCTTCTGGATTGTACCGCTTATGGCTGAACCGGTAATGGGCCTGGCTATCGGGGTGTTTTTAGCAGGTTTATTACAATTGCTCTTTCAACTGCCCTTTATTGCCCGCATGGGCTTTTTAAGTTGGCCGAAGTGGAATTGGCGACATGCCGGGGTTAAAAAAATTCTAAAGCTGATGGTGCCCGCTCTTTTTGGGGCTTCTGTGATGCAAATTAATTTATTACTCGATACCATTATTGCTTCTATGTTGGCGACGGGGAGTATTTCCTGGTTGTATTATTCTGATCGTCTCATGGAATTTCCTTTAGGTATTTTGGGTGTTGCTTTGGCAACGGTGATCCTACCGAGTTTATCAAAGCAACATGTTAAAGACTCCAGAGAAGAATTCTCGGCCACGCTGGATAAGGCGATCCGTTGGGTGATTTATCTGGGCGTACCATCGGCAGTGGGCTTATTTATGCTTGCTGCACCCATTATTGCCACTTTATTTGGCAGTGATAAATTCCTTCAGAACGATATAGAAATGTCAGCCATGAGTCTGATGGCCTATAGTGTGGGCTTGGTGGGCTTTATTTTAGTCAAAGTCCTATTACCGGGCTTTTATTCACGTCAGGACACCAAAACGCCGGTTAAAATTGGCATTAAAGCCTTAGTGATCAATATGCTGTTTAATATTGCTATCGTCCTTCCTTGGTTTTTACTTGATTATCCGGGTGCGCATGCTGGTCTAGCGATTGCGACATCCATTTCTGCCTTTAGTAATGCCTTTTTATTATACCGTTGGTTACGCAAGCATGAGGTCTATTGGCCATCCAAAGGCTGGCCCAAGGTTTGGTTGCAAGTCGCTGTTGCCAATGGGGTGATGTTAGCCGTTTTATGGCAGACTCAGCATGACTTGGAACAATGGTTAAATTGGTCAGGTACTGAGCGTATCGGGCAGTTATTATTGGCCATTGGACTGGCAATAGGGGCTTATTTTGTCTGCTTGTTTGCTCTGGGTGTGCGAAAACGAAATTTTTTCCCCGCGAAATAA
- the rpsT gene encoding 30S ribosomal protein S20: MASSPQAKKRARQAIKRRTRNVAKRSEFRTVLKTATYAIDAGEKETAASALKSAIPIIDAMVSKGLIHKNKAARHKSRLSARVKALG, encoded by the coding sequence TTGGCCAGTTCACCACAAGCTAAAAAACGTGCACGTCAGGCAATTAAACGTCGTACCAGAAACGTTGCAAAACGTTCCGAGTTCCGTACAGTATTAAAAACAGCTACCTATGCAATTGACGCTGGTGAAAAAGAGACAGCTGCAAGCGCATTGAAATCAGCGATACCTATCATTGATGCCATGGTGAGTAAGGGTCTTATTCATAAAAATAAGGCCGCTCGTCATAAGAGCCGTCTAAGCGCTAGAGTTAAAGCGCTTGGCTAA
- the proB gene encoding glutamate 5-kinase, with protein MKQRQHLQKTKRWVVKIGSALLTNEGSGLDYEAIKLWVKQIANLMGAGEQNTDHAVEIVLVSSGAVAEGMKRMGWNERPDSVYKLQAAAAVGQMGLVQAYESQFQKHKLHTAQILLTHDDLSNRTRYLNARSVLLKLITLGIVPVVNENDTVVTDEIRFGDNDTLAALVANLIDADLLVILTDQQGMFDSDPRQNPQAKLLTEVEALAPELDDMAGDSKGALGRGGMATKLRAARLAARSGAATIIASGKENNVLSRVYQGEPIGTLLLANDTPLLARKQWLAGHLQMKGELVLDAGAATVLKNKGSSLLAVGVKSISGHFSRGDMVVCRDESGQEIARGLINYNSDEASRIKGHATSKIASILGYVDEPELIHRDNLIVI; from the coding sequence ATAAAACAACGCCAACACTTACAAAAAACCAAACGTTGGGTCGTCAAGATCGGTAGTGCATTATTGACCAATGAAGGTAGTGGGCTGGATTATGAAGCCATTAAGCTTTGGGTCAAACAGATTGCCAATTTGATGGGTGCAGGCGAACAAAATACTGATCATGCCGTTGAAATCGTGCTGGTTTCATCCGGTGCAGTGGCCGAAGGGATGAAACGAATGGGCTGGAATGAACGTCCTGATTCGGTTTATAAGCTTCAGGCCGCAGCGGCAGTTGGTCAAATGGGTCTGGTTCAGGCTTATGAGTCACAATTTCAGAAACATAAACTGCATACGGCACAAATTCTACTGACCCATGACGACCTATCGAATCGAACCCGTTACTTAAATGCCCGTTCAGTATTATTAAAACTCATTACCTTGGGGATTGTCCCAGTAGTGAATGAAAATGATACCGTTGTGACCGATGAAATCCGTTTTGGTGATAATGATACCCTAGCGGCTTTGGTGGCCAATTTAATTGATGCTGACTTATTGGTGATTTTAACCGATCAGCAGGGTATGTTTGATAGTGATCCACGGCAGAATCCTCAGGCAAAATTATTGACCGAAGTTGAGGCGCTTGCTCCTGAACTCGATGATATGGCAGGTGACAGTAAAGGTGCTTTAGGTCGTGGTGGTATGGCAACAAAACTGCGTGCCGCTCGTTTGGCGGCGCGTTCAGGTGCAGCGACCATTATTGCCTCAGGCAAAGAAAACAACGTGCTGAGTCGGGTCTATCAGGGGGAGCCCATAGGTACTTTGTTACTGGCTAATGACACGCCTTTGCTGGCTCGAAAGCAATGGCTGGCAGGGCATTTGCAGATGAAAGGTGAGCTGGTGTTGGATGCCGGTGCGGCGACCGTTTTGAAAAATAAAGGTTCAAGCTTATTGGCTGTCGGGGTTAAATCCATCTCAGGTCATTTTTCCCGAGGCGATATGGTGGTTTGTCGGGATGAGAGTGGTCAGGAGATTGCCCGTGGTTTAATCAACTACAATAGCGATGAGGCGAGTCGTATCAAAGGCCATGCCACCAGTAAAATTGCTTCTATTTTGGGTTATGTGGATGAGCCAGAATTGATCCATCGGGATAACTTGATCGTTATTTAA
- the cgtA gene encoding Obg family GTPase CgtA, whose product MKFVDETTIKVESGQGGKGIVSFRREKYIPFGGPDGGDGGDGGSVYLRASEGLNTLADFRMVRFYKAKNGQAGQSKEKTGHGGDDLYVDVPVGTSVIDIDTDEVLGDLTDAGQILLVARGGFHGLGNTRFKSSVNRAPRQCTLGSAAERRELKLELKVLADVGLLGMPNAGKSTFIRAISEAKPKVANYPFTTLIPNLGVVSVVPHRSFVVADIPGVIEGAAEGAGLGIRFLKHVARTGLLLHFVDVMPYDGCDPADSFRAIEKEMEKFSEASASERVNKLVDKERWLVINKTDLLSDDEREEKCQGIVDDLNWQGPVFQISAINKLGTRELCFAIMDHLEAQVGFKGNSDGDIIEEDYEQITSGTYDVVTGKIIP is encoded by the coding sequence ATGAAATTCGTTGATGAAACGACTATAAAAGTTGAATCCGGACAGGGTGGCAAGGGTATTGTCAGTTTTCGCCGTGAGAAATACATTCCATTCGGCGGTCCCGATGGGGGTGATGGCGGCGATGGTGGCTCGGTCTACCTACGTGCCAGCGAAGGCCTGAATACTCTGGCAGACTTTCGTATGGTGCGCTTTTATAAGGCAAAAAATGGTCAGGCAGGTCAGAGTAAAGAAAAAACCGGTCATGGCGGTGATGACTTATACGTTGATGTACCCGTAGGCACGAGTGTCATTGATATTGATACCGATGAAGTGTTGGGCGATTTAACTGATGCCGGCCAAATACTACTGGTTGCTCGTGGTGGTTTTCATGGCCTGGGTAATACGCGCTTCAAAAGTAGTGTCAACCGTGCGCCACGGCAATGCACCCTGGGTTCAGCGGCAGAGCGTCGTGAGTTGAAACTGGAATTAAAAGTATTAGCGGATGTCGGCTTGTTAGGCATGCCTAATGCGGGTAAATCGACTTTTATTCGTGCTATTTCTGAAGCCAAACCTAAAGTGGCCAATTATCCTTTCACAACGCTGATCCCCAATTTAGGTGTGGTCAGTGTGGTGCCACATCGTAGCTTTGTTGTCGCCGATATCCCCGGTGTGATTGAAGGAGCGGCGGAAGGTGCAGGCTTAGGTATTCGTTTCCTTAAACACGTGGCTCGTACGGGTTTATTACTGCATTTTGTGGATGTAATGCCTTATGATGGCTGTGATCCTGCCGATAGTTTCCGTGCCATTGAAAAAGAAATGGAAAAATTCAGTGAGGCCAGTGCCAGTGAGCGAGTCAATAAACTGGTTGATAAAGAACGCTGGTTGGTGATCAATAAAACTGATTTACTCAGTGATGATGAACGAGAAGAAAAATGTCAGGGCATTGTTGATGATTTAAACTGGCAAGGGCCGGTTTTTCAGATTTCAGCGATAAATAAACTGGGTACTCGGGAATTGTGTTTTGCTATCATGGATCATCTTGAAGCCCAGGTTGGCTTTAAGGGGAATTCTGATGGTGATATTATTGAAGAGGATTATGAACAAATTACGAGTGGGACGTATGATGTTGTTACGGGGAAGATAATTCCGTAA
- the rpmA gene encoding 50S ribosomal protein L27, giving the protein MAHKKAGGSTRNGRDSVSKRLGVKKFGGEIVVGGNILIRQRGTKVHPGLNVGIGKDDTLFAKANGRVLFETKGPKNRKFVSVIAE; this is encoded by the coding sequence ATGGCACATAAGAAAGCTGGTGGTAGTACCAGAAACGGACGTGATTCGGTATCGAAACGTCTTGGTGTAAAAAAATTCGGTGGTGAAATAGTTGTTGGTGGAAATATTCTTATCCGTCAGCGTGGCACTAAGGTTCACCCAGGTTTGAACGTTGGTATTGGCAAAGACGACACTTTATTTGCTAAGGCTAATGGACGCGTTTTGTTTGAAACAAAAGGTCCTAAAAACCGTAAATTTGTTAGCGTCATCGCAGAGTAA
- the rplU gene encoding 50S ribosomal protein L21, giving the protein MYAVIKTGGKQYKVSEGQTLKVEKLNAEEGASIDLNEVLMIADGDDIKVGAPFIDGGKVTATIASHGRGKKIMIVKFRRRKHHRKQMGHRQSYTELKIEKISA; this is encoded by the coding sequence ATGTACGCGGTAATAAAAACTGGTGGTAAGCAGTATAAAGTAAGCGAAGGCCAGACGCTTAAAGTTGAGAAATTGAACGCAGAAGAAGGTGCTAGCATCGATCTGAATGAAGTTCTGATGATCGCTGATGGTGACGACATTAAAGTTGGCGCACCTTTCATTGATGGCGGCAAAGTGACAGCAACTATTGCTTCACATGGTCGTGGCAAGAAAATCATGATCGTCAAATTCAGACGTAGAAAGCATCATCGTAAGCAGATGGGTCACCGTCAGTCTTATACTGAGCTTAAAATTGAAAAGATTTCTGCATAA
- the ispB gene encoding octaprenyl diphosphate synthase yields MTIEDVFTLIKGDMDKVNSLIQTSLYSEVVLINQISQYIINSGGKRLRPILVLLSANAFASQKAALKANDSAHDITLAAVIEFIHTATLLHDDVVDESELRRGKDTANELFGNAASVLVGDFLYSRAFEMMVGVGSMKVMEILSHSTNTIAEGEVLQLLNCNDASTTEARYLEVIHFKTAKLFESACQLGAVIMEQDDAIEQAMANYGMHLGTAFQLIDDVLDYSASSEEMGKNVGDDLAEGKPTLPLIYAMAHGSATEATLIREAIEQGGLDEIEAITQTIETTGALDYTREIARKEADLAIEQLQTIPDSQYKEAMISLANFSVDRSY; encoded by the coding sequence ATGACCATAGAAGACGTTTTCACACTCATTAAAGGCGACATGGACAAGGTGAACAGCCTAATCCAAACCAGCCTGTATTCTGAAGTGGTATTGATCAACCAGATCAGCCAGTACATCATCAATAGTGGCGGGAAGCGCCTGCGCCCGATTCTGGTCTTGCTCAGTGCCAATGCCTTTGCCTCACAAAAAGCGGCTCTAAAAGCGAACGACAGCGCTCATGACATTACACTAGCGGCTGTTATTGAGTTTATTCATACTGCTACTCTCTTACATGACGATGTAGTGGATGAGTCTGAATTACGCCGGGGCAAGGACACAGCCAATGAGTTGTTTGGTAATGCCGCCAGTGTGTTGGTAGGGGATTTTCTCTATTCCAGAGCCTTTGAGATGATGGTTGGCGTGGGCAGTATGAAGGTGATGGAAATTTTATCCCATTCCACCAATACCATTGCGGAAGGCGAAGTACTGCAATTATTAAATTGTAATGATGCATCGACTACCGAGGCTCGCTATCTTGAAGTGATTCATTTTAAAACAGCAAAGTTGTTTGAATCCGCCTGTCAGCTAGGGGCTGTGATCATGGAGCAGGATGATGCCATTGAGCAAGCGATGGCTAATTACGGTATGCACCTTGGTACCGCATTTCAGCTGATTGATGATGTCTTGGATTATAGCGCCAGCAGCGAAGAAATGGGTAAAAACGTCGGTGATGATTTGGCTGAAGGTAAGCCCACTCTGCCATTAATTTATGCCATGGCACATGGTTCGGCGACTGAAGCTACTCTTATTCGCGAAGCGATTGAGCAAGGTGGTCTGGATGAGATTGAGGCGATTACGCAGACGATTGAAACCACTGGGGCTTTAGATTACACCCGTGAGATTGCCCGAAAAGAAGCTGATTTAGCAATTGAGCAATTGCAGACGATTCCTGATTCACAGTACAAAGAAGCGATGATTAGCCTAGCAAACTTTTCGGTTGATCGAAGCTATTAA
- the folX gene encoding dihydroneopterin triphosphate 2'-epimerase, which produces MASDLGAELAKIHIKNLRLRTFIGFNEEEKTKKQDVIVNIVLRYDARKAMVSDSVDDACNYKVLTKEIIALVEERSFDLLEKMAGDIIVLIAKSEKVLSASVEIDKPHALRFADSVSVAVEYRR; this is translated from the coding sequence ATGGCATCTGATTTAGGGGCTGAGTTGGCTAAAATTCATATTAAAAACCTGCGTTTAAGGACGTTTATTGGTTTTAATGAAGAAGAAAAAACCAAAAAACAGGACGTGATTGTTAATATTGTTTTACGCTATGATGCGCGTAAAGCCATGGTCAGTGATTCAGTCGATGATGCCTGCAATTATAAGGTATTGACGAAGGAAATTATTGCTTTGGTAGAAGAACGTTCGTTTGACTTGTTGGAAAAAATGGCCGGGGATATTATTGTTTTGATTGCCAAATCAGAAAAAGTGCTTTCAGCCAGTGTTGAAATTGATAAGCCCCATGCGTTGAGGTTTGCTGATTCAGTCTCAGTAGCGGTAGAATATCGGCGTTAA
- the folE gene encoding GTP cyclohydrolase I FolE, producing MKENFANIIAAVGEDLQRDGLRDTPARAAKAFEFLTRGYNQDIDEVVNGAIFESDNDEMVLVKDIEVYSLCEHHLLPFIGRCHVAYLPQGKVIGLSKIARIVDMYARRLQIQENMTKQIAETIMQVTGAKGVGVVLEAKHLCMMMRGVEKQNSMMTTSMMLGAFREGHATRSEFLHLIR from the coding sequence ATGAAAGAAAATTTTGCCAATATTATTGCGGCAGTCGGTGAAGATCTGCAACGAGATGGTCTGAGAGATACCCCGGCACGTGCGGCAAAGGCCTTTGAATTTTTAACTCGAGGCTATAATCAGGATATTGATGAAGTCGTCAATGGGGCTATTTTTGAATCAGATAATGATGAAATGGTACTGGTCAAAGACATTGAAGTCTATTCGCTCTGTGAGCATCATTTATTGCCCTTTATTGGCCGTTGCCATGTGGCTTATTTGCCTCAGGGAAAAGTCATTGGGCTATCAAAGATTGCTCGTATCGTTGATATGTATGCGCGTCGTCTACAAATTCAAGAGAATATGACCAAGCAGATTGCCGAAACCATTATGCAGGTTACGGGTGCAAAAGGTGTGGGTGTGGTGCTCGAAGCCAAGCATTTATGCATGATGATGCGTGGCGTGGAAAAACAAAATTCCATGATGACCACTTCCATGATGCTTGGTGCCTTTCGTGAAGGACATGCGACGCGCTCTGAATTTTTACATTTAATACGCTAG
- the ycaO gene encoding 30S ribosomal protein S12 methylthiotransferase accessory factor YcaO: MTKTYIKGKDEALEVSIEKMQMQLQNLGFDIEEALWLNPVSNIYSVNIRDKNCPLLFTNGKGSTHNACLASALGEFFERLNCNYFFADFYLGQEIAESDFVHYPDEKWFPLDDKLIHAELLNDSLWAHYDPDGDVTPALLVDTNSGNAQRGICALPFVRQQDQQSTWFPMNIIGNLYVSNGMSAGNSKMEARTQALSEVFERYVKNRIISECISLPLVPDEIIKMYPKSYDAIVELQSEGFIIEVKDASLGGCYPVMSVMMMEPESGRCLASFGAHPSFEVALDRTVTELLQGRRLESLDGFQTPCFDNEAVADPVNLETHFIDSSGLISYDFFKTEKDYDFVYWDFDNNTESEFEFLMAMLEKENKDVYIADYEHLGVYGCRIIVPGVSEIYPVEELTWQNNNEGMNLREPILSLGTLDKTQASDLLQALEESDYSDHTEICSLIGIAPDPQSAWESLRVGELKGMLALYCGDYEQALEWSEWLLDLEQLPMLREKFYRALLAMLEVELADDKQPDMYLDGLNTLYGEDTMERCIALIDGQTSYDGLFDAGMTLQGFERHQSLLAAYEKLQAAKRAFYN, translated from the coding sequence ATGACAAAAACCTATATTAAAGGTAAAGACGAGGCTTTGGAAGTCTCGATAGAGAAAATGCAGATGCAATTACAGAATCTGGGTTTTGATATCGAAGAAGCGCTTTGGCTGAATCCAGTGAGCAATATTTATTCTGTGAATATTCGTGATAAAAATTGCCCCTTATTATTTACCAATGGTAAGGGAAGTACGCACAATGCCTGCCTTGCCAGTGCGCTAGGGGAATTTTTCGAACGCTTGAATTGCAATTATTTCTTTGCCGATTTCTATCTAGGTCAGGAAATAGCTGAGTCGGACTTTGTTCATTACCCCGATGAAAAATGGTTTCCTTTGGATGATAAATTAATCCATGCGGAATTATTGAATGATAGTCTGTGGGCGCATTATGATCCCGATGGGGACGTCACTCCAGCACTCTTAGTTGATACCAATTCCGGTAATGCACAACGTGGCATTTGTGCCTTACCCTTTGTGCGTCAGCAAGATCAACAAAGCACCTGGTTTCCGATGAATATCATTGGCAATCTTTATGTCAGCAACGGTATGTCGGCAGGTAATAGTAAAATGGAAGCCCGCACCCAGGCTTTATCTGAGGTGTTTGAGCGCTATGTGAAAAATCGTATTATCTCCGAGTGTATCAGTCTGCCTTTGGTGCCGGACGAAATTATCAAAATGTACCCCAAATCCTATGATGCGATTGTAGAACTTCAAAGTGAGGGCTTTATCATTGAAGTGAAAGATGCCTCATTAGGTGGTTGTTATCCCGTGATGTCCGTAATGATGATGGAACCGGAGTCGGGTCGTTGTCTGGCTTCTTTTGGTGCGCATCCCAGCTTTGAAGTGGCTCTGGATCGCACCGTGACAGAATTACTTCAGGGACGTAGATTGGAGTCCTTAGACGGTTTTCAAACCCCTTGCTTCGATAATGAAGCGGTTGCTGATCCGGTGAATTTAGAAACGCATTTTATCGATTCCAGTGGTTTGATCAGTTATGATTTTTTCAAAACAGAAAAAGATTATGACTTTGTTTATTGGGATTTTGATAATAATACCGAATCCGAGTTTGAATTTTTAATGGCCATGTTGGAAAAAGAAAATAAGGATGTTTATATTGCTGATTATGAGCATCTCGGTGTTTATGGTTGCCGCATTATTGTGCCGGGCGTATCAGAAATCTATCCGGTTGAAGAACTGACATGGCAAAATAACAACGAAGGCATGAATTTACGTGAGCCTATTTTATCTTTGGGCACACTGGATAAAACCCAGGCCAGTGATTTATTACAAGCACTGGAAGAGAGTGATTATAGTGATCATACCGAGATCTGTAGTCTGATTGGTATCGCCCCCGATCCCCAAAGTGCCTGGGAAAGCCTGCGTGTGGGTGAACTCAAAGGGATGTTGGCGTTATACTGCGGAGACTATGAACAAGCGCTGGAATGGTCAGAATGGCTATTAGACTTAGAGCAATTGCCTATGCTCCGAGAAAAATTCTACCGTGCCTTGCTCGCCATGCTGGAAGTTGAACTGGCTGATGATAAACAGCCGGATATGTATCTTGATGGTCTCAATACCTTGTATGGTGAGGACACGATGGAGCGCTGTATCGCCCTGATTGATGGTCAGACAAGCTATGATGGTTTATTTGATGCAGGCATGACGCTACAGGGTTTCGAGCGTCACCAGAGCCTATTAGCAGCCTATGAAAAATTACAGGCAGCGAAGCGTGCTTTTTATAACTAG
- a CDS encoding thiopurine S-methyltransferase: MQHSFWHQRWQEQRIGFHLDTINPYLSEYWPKLGIAKKSRVFVPLCGKSHDLHFFHEQGLRVLGNELSTLAVQDFYTERQLNASKTIISSENNISEQPELSLWESDEVDILCGDFFALKKDYLTDISAVYDRAALVALPTEMREKYVQKMLEILPEKVSMLLLTLDYDETEKQGPPFSVPEEEVHRLYGADFSIELLAMKDVVADDRSPRSQNMSYFNERVFLLQR; this comes from the coding sequence ATGCAACATTCATTCTGGCATCAACGCTGGCAAGAGCAACGTATCGGCTTTCATCTTGATACCATTAATCCTTATTTATCAGAATATTGGCCTAAACTCGGCATTGCTAAAAAGAGCCGGGTGTTTGTGCCTTTATGTGGTAAAAGCCATGACCTGCATTTTTTCCATGAGCAGGGGCTTAGGGTGCTTGGTAATGAATTAAGCACCCTTGCGGTGCAAGATTTTTATACAGAACGACAGCTAAATGCAAGCAAAACAATCATTTCTAGTGAAAATAATATTTCTGAACAGCCGGAGCTGAGTCTCTGGGAGAGTGATGAAGTGGATATTTTATGTGGTGATTTCTTTGCGCTTAAAAAGGACTATCTGACTGATATTTCAGCAGTTTATGATCGCGCTGCCTTGGTGGCCTTACCAACGGAAATGCGGGAAAAATATGTGCAAAAGATGTTGGAAATATTGCCTGAAAAAGTCAGCATGTTACTTTTGACCCTGGATTATGACGAAACTGAGAAGCAGGGACCGCCTTTTTCGGTGCCTGAAGAGGAGGTACACCGGCTGTATGGGGCAGATTTTTCAATTGAATTATTAGCGATGAAGGATGTGGTGGCAGATGATCGCAGTCCTCGCTCGCAGAATATGAGTTATTTTAATGAGCGGGTATTTTTATTGCAAAGGTAA